TACATGTGACTAATTTTACAATTACTTTACAGAAAATCTTGCCAGTTATTACTCCCATtgttacacttcttttttcattacatgttgccccaagAACACATTAATATGCGAATTAGACATAGATATAATGgggaaaatttatttattatttattatttatggccattttacacacacactgcatcaaATCATTCTGTAATATATTGAGAATCATCTTAATATAAATCAATTATTTTTGCCTATtcatgttcattcatttattttatttttagcccTGTGTCCTTTACAGAGGGCATATAACATATtaatatctttattattttttttttatgcaatctcAATTTTTATGCTATTTTTTCTGGGTCTCAGGAGGATACTAGATTTATAACTGAAATGTtacagtatttaattatattttataatgttataaaatcaaCGCATGCACAAAACGTGAATAATACTCGGATTAAATCACAATATGGCAGTATGCTGTTACgaacagtggtggacagtaacggagtagttttacttcgttactgtacttaagtacatttttcaagtatctgtactttactgaagtagttttattttgagcaacttttacttttacttcactacattccaaagaataaaatcgtactttttacttcactacatttcataaaacatatcgttactccctataatatatcacgtgctccgacacgcagaagcggtgtctgattcatcatgaacgaactgagtcttttcaaaataaacttttaaatcggatcgcgaatcacaccaaacgattcgtttacgaattagaatgatccgattgcagctgttctggagtcgaccactcactgattcaaatgaaccgtttagtgtgagtctccagaagtaagaaccgggagatcttgtgagcgcgtgcgtctgatgttgctaaaagtaagttatatcgaaattttggattaattattgtaactgaaaatcatatttaggtcaaaactgtcagttgtttgggaactaaatccgttgtaaagagtgatctaattaagcccactgaaatgctcgagtgcagacgatgcagacacatcaattttaggtaaaaaaaaacaacaacaaaaaaaaaaccataaaataacacagattaaatacaataactcatgcacgttcaaattcaccgctgccgtaatgttaacagttttattaaaatgtcctatgttacgtctgtttttatattgtttatcgacagtaacgttatacatatgtatattgtttggattaactagacaagTAGACAGacatgttcatcgtactgaaaataagtaaatattgtaagctgatgctaactgtctagctaacaagcttgttagtgctaagttgatgtaatttttataatgtccaaatatttttattcagccacatatatatatatatatatatatatatatatatatatatatatatatatatatatatgaatatatatatgaaatgaatatgaattaacacatgtggaattatatatggaattatatacataacaagaaagtgtgaagctgaaaatatgtcatattctagcttcttcaaagtagccaccttttgctttgattactgctttgcacactcttggcattctcttgatgagcttcaagaggtagtcacctgaaatggtcttcaacagtcttgaaggagttccctgaaaGATGctcagcacttgttggcccttttgccttctgtctgcggtccagctcacccctaaaccatctggattgggttcaggtccggtgactgtggaggccaggtcatctggcgcagcaccccatcactctccttcttgctcaaatagcccttgatgccttcagtgtgactctacaattttcatagtcctgaaaataaagaaaactctttgtatgagaaggtgtgtccaaacttttggtctttactgtaactttgatattctgtaaaacaactaactttaaaatactttgttcttactggtgaaaatcagatggtcatctctgttttctctcaggtacatcacagtgtaagcttcacagtgaacattactctaatcagcgtagtccatatcaacaacaaaaatatcttgactccatatagtggttattttggaaaaaatccaaggtattttgagcagtaggattataaaaaaaaatgtgctaatataaaatttaattaagtagcctatataaaattgcaaacatcaatcttgcagtacttttttacttaagtacaaaaaaaattgagtacttttgtactttcacttgagtaaaattgaaaaaggagtacttttacttttactggagtaatattttaccatatgtatctgtacttttactcaagtacttgatttgtgtacttcgtccaccactggttaCGAAGCCAATTTACTGTGTCGATTTATCAAGATCCATATTTTGCAGTGAATGTAGAATTAGAATCAGAGATTGAGAACTGACACCAATTAGTTTTGCTTTAAGTATTCAAGAATCAAATGAATACATATTTGTGTGTATGCGTTTTATATGTGAATATTATAAATGTGAtaattaatatgtgtgtgtgtgtgtgtatgtatacatatatatatatatatatatatatatatatatatatatatatatatatatatatatatatatatatatatatataaattttaattaaattaaatgtaaaaatttaaaatgtatgcatttagcagatgcttttatccaaatcacAGTATGGTTTCATGTTGTTACAAAACTAatttactttgattatgtttGCTACATGTAGGGTATATTTATCAAGATTCATATTTTGCAGTGAGTAcatgtgtttattatttgttttattatttatttttataattattatagatagatagatagatagatagatagatagatagatagatagatagatagatagctattattgattatattttatttataaattaataaaaagtacaggttatatttaattttaatgatatattattttctattataaaaGGCACAAAACGTGAAGAATAGTGCATTTGTCACAGAACTGTAAAACACATGAGGCTCACGCGCGCGGAGAGTGCTGATGTGCTGCTGTAATCGATTAGCAGATGTCAATCACGCGGAAGGGGGCGGGTCGATGAAGCCACGCCTCCAGTAGTAAAGCGAAAATCATACGAGATGCGAGTTCTAGTGTGAAGCAGTGCAGTTGTGATTATAaagcatcatcttcatcatcttcatcatgatGTCTGAGCGCATCGGCTTCATCACACGCTTGCAGAGCTTCAGCGCCTGTCATCGCTTACACAGGTAACGTTACTAAACCACAACTAACCAACCACTGGGTTTACCTTCTGACCTCACTGACGATAGTGTGTCTGGTTTTACTTCTGTTGAACGATGTTTATGGTTTTCAAACTCTCTACTTTTCCCTTATAACAAGCAATATGTGAAATCACTCtgaacaggttaaaaaaaaaagaatgcacgCGCATTGTTCCAGTTGCAGGAAGCCAGAACGTGTTGCGTCAACCCCACggaattatgggaaatgtagtttcatACAGCCTGGCGAAACTCTGATTTTAGCAATAAATTATATCTTTAACAAAGGCTTATTTCATTAAGTTATTTTCTAAAGTATttgtttaaatacaaaatataataataataataataataataataagttgttaataatgtttcttaatattttactttttatttattttagcaaatCATTGAGTGATGAGGAGAACAAAAGGATATTTGGGAAATGCAACAATCCTAATGGTCATGGTCATAACTACACAGGTCAGTTCATTTAATTCAGTTCCAATACActgtgattcacacacacacatgcttataTCTATATTCTTgaatcattttttgtttgttccaGTTGAAGTGACCGTTCGTGGAAAGGTACGGCAGAACCATGTTAGGGCacagaatgcatattttaatacTGCAGAATCTGGTGTGTTGTGAAGCTGTAATATATTTGTGTTGACAGATTGATAAGAAGACAGGAATGGTCATGAACCTCACGGATCTGAAGGAGTTTATCGAGGTACGGCTGTCTCTACACTGTCTGATGGAATGTCTAATACATGAATTCAATTACATATATATTCAACTTAATATAACATGAATAATGATTTAATCTATGAAAGCATGCACACATGTACAAGGACTGAATGAGCAAACATAAGTGTTGTGTTCTAGGAGGCCATCATGAAACCTCTTGACCATAAAAATCTGGATCTGGATGTGCCGTATTTTGCTGATGTCGTCAGGTTTGACTCTCTGTGTTTCTGTCGCATTTCTGTCACATAACAATCGTTTAAAGACATGTTTATTTGTTTCATGCAGCACCACGGAAAACCTGTCAGTGTTTATTTGGGACAGTTTGGAGAAGCTTCTGCCCCCCGACAGCCTGCATGAGATCAAAATATATGAAACGGATAAAAACATAGTGGTGTACAGAGGAGACTAGAGTGTGTTCAGCATCAGCTCTCCGCTCCGTTACAGCGCTGGACTATAAAGTGTGTTAGAAGAGAGAATATCCTGCTGTGTTTGACTACAGTACGGGGTTAATGTCTGTGAGATCGatcctgtaacacacacacacacacacacacgctcacacacacaaactcagatcATTTGTACCTCCAGTCGATGATTGCATTCCAATAAAGTTTGTTACCAAAACCTGTAGATCTAAATCTCAATCTCTGTGTAATTGTGGAAAAGATGCTACAGGTTTAaatatttagttgttttagaGATGTGTGACTGTGCTTCTGTGTTGCCGGACTGATTCATGTCTGTCTGAGGTTTATATTTGGTGTGAAATGCATCAAAATGACTACAAACAGTAAATGCTGCATGATGGCAGTAAAGAAAATTGATTGAGCTTTTATAGCGAAGTGTACTGTCGGTTCAACATTATATCAGTGAAGACC
This portion of the Carassius gibelio isolate Cgi1373 ecotype wild population from Czech Republic chromosome A12, carGib1.2-hapl.c, whole genome shotgun sequence genome encodes:
- the LOC128025740 gene encoding 6-pyruvoyl tetrahydrobiopterin synthase, whose protein sequence is MMSERIGFITRLQSFSACHRLHSKSLSDEENKRIFGKCNNPNGHGHNYTVEVTVRGKIDKKTGMVMNLTDLKEFIEEAIMKPLDHKNLDLDVPYFADVVSTTENLSVFIWDSLEKLLPPDSLHEIKIYETDKNIVVYRGD